A genomic segment from Rickettsiella endosymbiont of Miltochrista miniata encodes:
- a CDS encoding phosphomannomutase/phosphoglucomutase, with translation MQQISFAEVSKSIFRAYDIRGIVGETITPELVYTLGKAIASAAQEQGEKTIITARDGRLSGPVLMQALQQGLRESGCDVIDIGQVPSPVLYFATRYLDYRSGVMLTASHNPSNYNGLKIVLAGKSLSEGTIEELYLRIQAGGFNSGKGSFQQISVTEAYLNRITQDISLARPLRVVLDCGNGVAGVVAPELLRRLGCEVIELFCDVDGHFPNHHPDPSVPENLKDLIASVKQHKADIGLALDGDGDRLGVVTNRGEIIWPDRQLMLYAMDVLSRNSGALIIYDIKSTAHLAKLIAENGGQSLMWKTGHSIMKSKLEETGALLAGEMSGHIFFKERWYGFDDGLYTAARLLEIVAKSKKNVSDLFAELPNSINTPELKLPIAEDKKFAFIQAFQAHVDFPDAKLSKIDGVRAEFNDGWGLVRASNTSPYLILRFEADNLPALKRIQTLFGNALLAMDPDLKLPF, from the coding sequence ATGCAACAAATTTCTTTTGCAGAGGTTTCAAAAAGTATTTTTCGTGCCTACGATATTCGAGGCATCGTAGGTGAGACGATAACGCCCGAGCTCGTCTATACATTGGGGAAAGCGATAGCTAGTGCCGCCCAAGAGCAAGGCGAAAAAACCATTATCACTGCGCGTGACGGACGCTTGTCAGGACCTGTTTTGATGCAGGCCTTACAGCAGGGATTGCGTGAAAGTGGCTGCGACGTGATAGATATTGGACAAGTGCCTAGTCCAGTGCTTTATTTCGCAACCCGTTATTTAGATTATCGTTCAGGGGTGATGTTAACGGCGAGTCATAATCCGTCGAATTATAATGGCCTAAAAATTGTTTTAGCTGGAAAAAGTTTATCCGAAGGCACTATCGAGGAACTTTATTTGCGCATCCAAGCCGGTGGTTTTAATTCAGGAAAAGGTAGTTTCCAGCAAATATCGGTTACCGAAGCTTATCTCAATCGTATTACTCAAGATATTTCTTTAGCGCGACCTTTACGTGTCGTGCTGGATTGTGGAAATGGTGTAGCCGGTGTAGTTGCTCCCGAATTATTGCGTCGTTTAGGTTGTGAAGTGATTGAGTTATTTTGTGATGTGGATGGCCATTTCCCCAATCATCACCCTGATCCCAGCGTGCCAGAGAATTTAAAGGATTTAATTGCCAGTGTGAAACAACATAAGGCAGATATTGGACTGGCCTTAGATGGTGATGGCGATAGACTGGGAGTGGTCACCAATCGGGGTGAAATTATTTGGCCTGATAGACAATTAATGTTGTATGCGATGGACGTCTTATCACGCAATTCAGGCGCGCTCATTATTTATGACATCAAATCAACGGCTCATTTGGCAAAGCTCATTGCAGAAAATGGCGGTCAATCTTTAATGTGGAAAACAGGACATTCGATTATGAAATCCAAATTAGAAGAAACCGGTGCATTATTGGCGGGCGAGATGAGTGGCCACATCTTTTTTAAAGAACGTTGGTATGGTTTTGATGATGGCTTATATACCGCCGCTCGTTTATTAGAAATTGTCGCTAAAAGTAAAAAAAATGTGAGTGATTTATTTGCTGAATTGCCGAACAGCATTAATACACCTGAGTTAAAATTACCTATCGCTGAAGATAAAAAATTTGCATTTATTCAGGCCTTTCAAGCACATGTAGATTTTCCGGATGCGAAATTGAGTAAAATAGATGGTGTCCGGGCCGAGTTTAATGATGGTTGGGGTTTAGTGCGCGCATCGAATACCAGCCCTTATTTAATTCTGCGCTTTGAAGCAGATAATTTACCTGCCTTAAAGCGTATCCAAACTCTCTTTGGGAATGCCTTGTTGGCGATGGATCCCGATCTCAAATTACCTTTCTAA
- a CDS encoding exodeoxyribonuclease III, translating into MRIITLNVNGIRSAARKGFFVWLKLQNADIVCLQETKAQEDQLDASHYLEDYQAYFFDAEKKGYSGVAIYSRIKPDSITAGLGWECVDREGRYLQLNFPGLSVASLYMPSGSSGELRQQLKFQFLDHYLAILKKQRQQKHDFIICGDWNIARKPIDLKNWRNNQKNSGFLPEERAWFDQVLGPIGYVDAFREVDQQPEQYTWWSNRGRAWDNNVGWRIDYQIITPGLKDKIKSVAIYKDQRFSDHAPLTIDYKL; encoded by the coding sequence ATGCGTATTATTACTTTAAATGTGAATGGCATTCGCTCTGCCGCGCGCAAAGGCTTTTTTGTATGGTTGAAACTACAAAATGCAGATATTGTTTGCTTGCAGGAAACCAAAGCACAAGAGGATCAATTGGATGCGTCACATTATCTTGAAGACTATCAGGCGTATTTTTTTGATGCTGAAAAAAAAGGTTATAGTGGCGTGGCAATCTATAGCCGTATTAAGCCGGATTCAATTACTGCCGGGTTAGGTTGGGAATGCGTAGATAGAGAGGGTCGTTATCTGCAACTCAATTTTCCTGGATTGAGTGTTGCTTCGTTGTATATGCCATCCGGTAGTAGTGGTGAATTACGCCAACAGCTCAAATTTCAATTTTTAGATCATTATTTAGCTATTCTGAAAAAACAACGCCAGCAAAAACACGATTTTATTATTTGTGGAGATTGGAATATTGCACGTAAACCCATCGATTTAAAAAATTGGCGTAACAATCAAAAAAATTCTGGTTTTTTACCGGAAGAACGTGCTTGGTTTGATCAGGTATTAGGGCCTATCGGCTATGTGGATGCTTTCCGAGAGGTGGATCAACAACCGGAACAATATACCTGGTGGTCAAATCGGGGTCGCGCTTGGGATAATAATGTTGGATGGAGGATTGATTATCAAATAATTACTCCTGGGTTAAAGGATAAAATTAAATCGGTTGCGATCTATAAAGATCAACGTTTTTCGGATCATGCCCCCTTAACTATCGATTATAAACTTTAG
- a CDS encoding CinA family protein → MSHPLSQVHYDAKKLGDKLKQQELQLVTAESCTGGQLAQTITSIPGASMWFERGFITYSNLSKQQMLGIDESLLKQYGPVSEEVVLAMAMGALNKSPASVSIAITGIAGPDGGTEQLPVGTIWTAWVSKNAFSKTECQHYTDDRLIIRYAAVEFALQTLLNLIK, encoded by the coding sequence ATGAGTCACCCATTATCCCAAGTGCATTACGATGCTAAAAAGTTAGGCGATAAACTCAAACAACAGGAGTTGCAACTAGTAACCGCTGAATCTTGTACAGGAGGACAATTAGCACAAACGATTACCAGCATCCCAGGTGCTTCAATGTGGTTTGAACGTGGATTCATTACTTACTCTAATTTGTCTAAACAACAGATGCTAGGGATAGACGAATCACTCTTAAAGCAATATGGACCTGTGAGCGAAGAAGTCGTACTCGCGATGGCTATGGGTGCCTTAAACAAAAGTCCTGCCAGCGTCAGCATAGCCATTACCGGCATCGCAGGGCCTGACGGTGGTACAGAACAATTGCCGGTAGGTACGATATGGACAGCTTGGGTGAGTAAAAATGCTTTCAGTAAAACTGAATGCCAGCATTATACCGATGATCGATTAATTATTCGTTATGCCGCAGTAGAATTTGCATTGCAAACATTGTTAAATTTAATAAAATAA
- the infA gene encoding translation initiation factor IF-1: protein MAKEDQIVMEGTVIETLPNTLFKVELENGHVINAHISGRMRKSYIRVLTGDKVKVEMTPYDLSKGRIIFRGKGSEPDKSKPPPAAAG, encoded by the coding sequence ATGGCCAAAGAAGATCAGATAGTGATGGAAGGTACAGTCATTGAGACTTTACCCAATACCTTATTTAAGGTGGAATTAGAAAATGGGCATGTTATTAATGCCCATATTTCTGGACGTATGCGAAAAAGTTATATCCGAGTCCTTACTGGCGATAAGGTAAAAGTTGAAATGACACCCTATGATCTGAGCAAGGGTCGTATCATATTTCGCGGCAAAGGCTCCGAGCCAGATAAGTCTAAGCCGCCTCCTGCTGCTGCTGGTTAG
- the clpA gene encoding ATP-dependent Clp protease ATP-binding subunit ClpA, whose product MFSKELEVSLNSIFKQAREKRYEYLTVEHLLLALLDEPSAVSALKACGANLNRLKNEISNFIAATTPLFPSADPNLDIQPTLGFQRVLQRAIFQVQSSGKTQVHGVNILAAIFGEQDSQAIYFLRRENVTRSDVSNYISQGLPKLQDNLEPKLNQFVTEEEVTIEGPGNSPLELYAINLNSKARLGKIDPLIGREEELARVIQILCRRRKNNPLLVGEAGVGKTAIVEGLAKAIIEKRVPSVLANSTIYSLDLGSLLAGTKYRGDFEKRFKALLAQLKQEPQSVLFIDEIHVVIGAGAASGGVMDASNLIKPLLTTGELKCIGATTYQEYRSIFEKDRALARRFQKIDVPEPNLEETIAILRGLRDRLEEHHHVKYRMTALRASVELAARYLPDRFLPDKAIDIVDEAGAYQALRPSHKRKHIIGIHEIEAIVAKMVRIPTRNVSASDKSRLRHLETKLKARVFGQDIAIENLCAAMKLTRSGLRETNKTIGSFLFAGPTGVGKTEVTRQLAELMGIELLRFDMSEYMERHSVSRLIGAPPGYIGYDQGGLLTEAVTKHPHAVLLLDEIEKAHPDIFNLLLQVMDNGNLTDTNGRKTDFSHIILVMTSNAGAEQFSRQEIGFTPSLNHAENSEAIKRVFSPEFRNRLDATIYFNYLNANIVSQVVDKYLLELEAQLEKKHVSMQVEKPARVWLAKHGYDRSMGARPMMRLIQERIKKPIADELLFGRLVHGGHLTLTCNNGELQLIISEKRGIIIPPEEQNKNLSQAPIS is encoded by the coding sequence ATGTTTAGCAAAGAGCTTGAAGTTAGTTTAAATTCGATATTTAAACAAGCCCGTGAAAAACGTTATGAATATTTAACGGTTGAACATCTATTGTTAGCACTTTTAGATGAACCTTCTGCCGTTTCCGCTTTGAAAGCATGCGGAGCGAATTTAAATCGACTTAAGAACGAGATTAGTAATTTTATTGCAGCAACCACACCTTTGTTTCCTTCTGCTGATCCTAATCTTGATATACAACCTACATTAGGTTTTCAACGGGTTTTGCAACGCGCTATTTTTCAAGTACAGTCCAGCGGAAAAACCCAAGTACATGGCGTTAATATTTTAGCTGCTATTTTCGGTGAACAAGATAGCCAAGCCATTTATTTTTTGCGTCGAGAAAATGTCACGCGCTCAGATGTATCGAATTACATATCTCAAGGGCTACCTAAATTGCAAGATAATTTGGAGCCTAAATTAAATCAGTTTGTGACTGAAGAAGAAGTCACTATAGAAGGTCCTGGAAATAGTCCATTAGAACTTTATGCGATTAATTTAAATAGCAAAGCGCGTCTTGGAAAAATTGATCCTTTAATTGGCCGAGAAGAAGAATTAGCGCGCGTGATTCAAATTCTTTGTCGCCGTCGTAAAAATAATCCTTTATTGGTCGGTGAAGCCGGCGTCGGTAAAACGGCGATTGTCGAAGGACTCGCTAAAGCAATTATTGAAAAAAGAGTTCCCTCTGTTCTCGCTAACAGCACCATATATTCTTTAGACCTCGGTAGTTTATTAGCCGGAACCAAATATCGAGGGGATTTTGAAAAAAGATTTAAGGCTTTATTAGCACAACTCAAACAAGAACCTCAATCAGTACTCTTTATTGATGAGATTCATGTTGTCATTGGTGCGGGTGCTGCTTCAGGCGGCGTGATGGACGCCTCTAATTTAATTAAGCCTTTACTCACAACCGGCGAATTAAAATGCATCGGTGCTACCACTTACCAAGAGTATCGTAGCATTTTTGAAAAAGACCGTGCTTTAGCCAGACGTTTCCAAAAAATCGATGTCCCTGAGCCTAATTTAGAAGAAACCATTGCAATTTTACGCGGATTACGCGATAGACTGGAAGAACATCATCACGTCAAATATCGCATGACCGCCTTACGTGCTAGCGTAGAACTTGCCGCGCGTTATTTACCGGATCGTTTCTTACCCGATAAAGCGATTGATATCGTTGACGAAGCCGGCGCTTATCAAGCCTTACGACCTAGTCATAAAAGAAAGCACATCATCGGTATCCATGAAATCGAAGCGATAGTCGCTAAGATGGTACGCATACCCACGCGCAATGTTTCTGCTTCAGATAAGAGTCGTTTACGTCACTTAGAAACAAAACTAAAAGCACGTGTATTCGGCCAAGATATAGCCATCGAAAATCTCTGTGCTGCGATGAAATTAACGCGTTCTGGTTTAAGAGAAACCAATAAAACCATAGGATCTTTTCTTTTCGCAGGACCAACGGGCGTGGGTAAAACGGAGGTTACACGTCAACTCGCAGAACTCATGGGCATCGAATTACTACGTTTTGATATGTCTGAATATATGGAAAGACATAGTGTGTCTCGCCTAATAGGGGCTCCTCCAGGGTATATTGGTTATGATCAAGGTGGCTTATTAACCGAAGCCGTGACTAAACATCCGCACGCTGTTTTATTGTTGGATGAAATTGAAAAAGCTCATCCCGACATCTTTAATCTTTTATTGCAAGTGATGGATAACGGTAACTTAACCGATACCAATGGTCGAAAAACTGACTTTAGTCATATTATTTTAGTAATGACCAGTAATGCGGGAGCAGAGCAGTTTAGCCGTCAAGAGATAGGTTTTACACCTAGCTTGAATCATGCTGAAAATTCAGAGGCTATCAAACGCGTATTTTCTCCTGAATTTCGCAATCGCCTGGATGCGACTATCTACTTTAATTATTTAAATGCTAACATCGTCTCTCAAGTAGTTGATAAGTACTTACTCGAGTTAGAAGCACAACTCGAAAAGAAACATGTTAGCATGCAAGTTGAGAAGCCCGCCCGTGTCTGGTTAGCTAAACATGGTTATGATAGAAGCATGGGAGCACGTCCCATGATGCGTCTCATACAAGAACGAATTAAAAAACCGATTGCTGACGAATTACTCTTTGGACGTTTAGTCCATGGCGGCCATTTAACATTAACGTGTAATAACGGCGAATTACAATTAATTATTTCTGAAAAAAGGGGAATTATTATCCCCCCTGAAGAACAAAATAAAAATCTCTCTCAAGCACCTATCAGCTAA
- the icd gene encoding NADP-dependent isocitrate dehydrogenase: MSYQHIQIPSAGEKISVNPDCSLNVPNHPIIPFIEGDGIGVDITPAMRLVVDAAIRKSYGEKRQIAWMEIYAGEKSTQVYGSDVWLPEETLAAVRDYVVSIKGPLTTPVGGGIRSLNVALRQQLDLYVCLRPVRYFKGVPSPVREPEKTNMVIFRENSEDIYAGIEWEADSKEAKKLIAFLQHDMGVKKIRFPEHCGIGIKPVSKEGTQRLVKRAIQYAIDQDLPSVTLVHKGNIMKFTEGAFKDWGYAVAKEQFGAELLDGGPWMRLKNPKTAKEIIINDFIADAFLQQILLRPAEYSVIATLNLNGDYISDALAAQVGGIGIAPGANLSDNVAMFEATHGTAPKYAGQNKVNPGSLILSAEMMLRHLGWNEAADHIITGMEGAILAKTVTYDFARLMSDAKEVSCSEFAQSIVDHMCNKQTLTSATAS; this comes from the coding sequence ATGTCTTACCAGCATATTCAGATTCCAAGTGCCGGCGAAAAAATATCGGTTAATCCAGATTGTTCGCTAAATGTGCCGAATCACCCGATCATCCCTTTTATTGAAGGAGATGGTATCGGTGTTGATATCACGCCTGCGATGCGACTCGTCGTAGATGCAGCCATCCGCAAGTCTTATGGCGAAAAACGTCAAATTGCTTGGATGGAAATCTATGCTGGAGAAAAATCCACACAGGTTTACGGTTCTGATGTTTGGTTACCCGAAGAAACACTCGCTGCAGTGCGTGATTATGTGGTTTCGATCAAGGGGCCGCTCACCACGCCAGTAGGTGGAGGTATTCGTTCGTTAAATGTGGCGCTGCGCCAACAACTAGATTTATATGTTTGCCTACGCCCGGTCCGTTATTTTAAAGGCGTGCCTAGCCCAGTTCGTGAACCGGAAAAAACTAACATGGTCATCTTTCGGGAAAACTCTGAAGATATTTATGCCGGAATCGAATGGGAAGCCGACAGTAAAGAAGCCAAAAAATTGATCGCTTTCTTACAACATGACATGGGTGTTAAAAAAATTCGTTTCCCTGAACACTGCGGCATCGGTATTAAACCTGTATCAAAAGAAGGCACGCAACGTTTAGTCAAACGCGCGATTCAATACGCCATAGACCAAGATCTGCCTTCGGTAACTTTAGTGCATAAAGGCAATATCATGAAATTCACCGAAGGTGCTTTTAAAGATTGGGGTTATGCAGTAGCTAAAGAGCAATTTGGTGCAGAGTTGCTTGATGGAGGGCCATGGATGCGCTTAAAAAATCCGAAAACAGCTAAAGAAATCATTATTAATGATTTCATTGCCGATGCCTTTTTGCAACAAATTCTACTACGTCCCGCCGAATATAGCGTAATTGCGACATTAAATTTGAATGGCGATTATATTTCAGATGCTTTAGCCGCACAGGTCGGCGGCATCGGCATTGCCCCAGGCGCAAATCTGAGTGACAACGTGGCTATGTTTGAAGCAACACATGGTACAGCGCCTAAGTATGCTGGACAAAATAAAGTCAATCCTGGATCGTTAATCCTATCCGCGGAAATGATGTTACGGCATTTGGGTTGGAATGAAGCGGCTGATCACATCATAACCGGTATGGAAGGTGCCATACTAGCCAAAACCGTGACTTATGACTTTGCTCGTTTAATGAGCGATGCTAAAGAAGTCAGTTGCTCTGAATTTGCTCAATCTATCGTCGATCATATGTGCAATAAACAAACACTTACCTCAGCTACTGCATCCTAA